The region gttcaaccaaactaaaagataggtattcctacttaTTTGgggacaatttagttattttttacatactaaaaactaaatttgagataatttagctacatattctaattagaactttaattacaatagtgattaatcaaataactaattagttaatgactataaaacctttatttagtagtaaactgaaaaggattaatttataaatttgcatgtcccccccaccccatccgtgcttttatatatagtatagatataatacgttatcagaaatcttctttatgTAATGATACCGACCTACGAATATccgaactccaagcatcgcctagAGAATGCTATGCTCGCACACCGAATCTCGGAAAGACTCTTCGCCCAAGGCAATACAAGAATCGCCCATACTGTCTTGATCAGACTTCTCCCACTCAGCTGTTAAGCTGACCTCATCCACTCTGGCCTCTCACACCCACTACCCGAAATAATCGGGAAACGTGCCCTAACCATTATCAGAGTTCGTGGGATAAACCCACGAACTATCAGGCAGCAACCGTCATAAGTTCATTATAAATAGAAGCCACAGAATGCTGATAGAGGTACGCacaaatcagacttaaatacaTCAACAATCATCTACTTACCAAAAAAACCCTCATTGACataagcatcggagtggcttcCAGGCTGAAccagcctgaggtcctttgagcttacatttgctacttgtgcaggaaaacaATACGGGCGACCTTTGTAGTTTGACCTGTATCATTTGGTGCGGTGAACGTGGAACTTAGTAGTTTTGTCGTTCCTTATTGATATTTTTACAGTTTGCTTTTCAAGAATGGATCCTCCGGGAGATAATGCCCCACCGGTCACCAACATAGGAGACGGGGAAATGGAGCTGCCTGCCTTAAATCTGTTCCCTCCTGGCAGTGAAGAAGGAGAAACTAGTGACCCGCAGGCGGTAAGACAGACGATTCCGCCGATTACAGGAACACCTAATGAAGAACCAGTCAGCAATCAGGCGATGTTCAAAGCTTTCCTAGATATCACAAGTCTACTCAAGGATATAAAACAGACAGTATCACAACAATCGCAAGGGCCGGAATCGGGGAAATTATCAGCACAGAAGTCGACATCGCCCAAAGATAAGGGGAAGGAACAATGCGGCAAGAAGAAGCGCCAGAAAATTCCACAAAGAAACAAAGCGCCCCCATAACAATCCCGGATGATGAACATTGGATGGACGAACAACGCACCCCCAAAGATAGAGAAGAACATCTAGAGGAAAAAGTCCGTCAAGTCATGAGCAGGCTCGGAATAAGATGTGAAGACGTAGACATTTCTCTTCAAAGTGACTCACCCCTTGCGGATTTCATCATCTCTCACGAATTCCCTGCAAAATTCAAATATACTCCAAATCTGGAATCCTATGACAGGACTGGCTGCCCCAAAAGCCATGTTCATAAATTCTAAGCAGTAATCAACGTTCAGACAAACCTGAATCATGTATTGTGCAAGCTTTTTCCTACTACCCTGAAAGGTCTGGCGCAAGAATGGTACCAAAGCTTAAAGCCAGGATCGGTGCTAACATTCAAACAATTCTCAGGACTATTTCAGGCTAGATTCGTAGCATGCATCCCTCAGAAGAAGTTGTCCACAGATCTGCTGTCTATCATGCAGAGAGACGGAGAGACACTCAGGAAATATGTAGAGAGGTTCAACAAGGAGGCCATGCAAATAGAAGACCTGAGCCAAGAGATCGCCTATACATCGTTACTCAACGGAACAACCAATTCCGATATGCGGAAAGAACTGCTGGCCAAATCACCAAGATTATTCACTACACTAATGACCATCGCACATACTCAAATTAGAGTGGATGACGGCCAGAGAGAGATAGAAAGCCGACACGGAGGACGGGTAGAAGAACGATCATTTTCAGAAAAAAGGAATGAAGATAGATCGCCCAACGGAAGAAGATTCGGAGAGAAAGGCAACGACCGTTTCAGAAATAAGAGAAAAACGGACGAAGATAGGCGTTACACCCCCCATAAACACTACCAGAACCAACGTATTATTTTGGGTGAAAGACAACCGGGTGAAAGTCAGATGGCCAAGGAAAATGAATGTTGCATCAGCCAGCAAAAGAGACAACAGGTACTGCAAATTCCACAGAGACAACGGCCACACCACATAAAATTTTGGCATCTGAAGGAGGAGATAGAAAAGGAGTCCCTTTCCCAGTTCGTGAAAAGGGATACCGAAGCCAAAGAGGCCGAAGTCGAAAGAAAGAAGGAACGAAAGGAAGAAACTACCAGAAGGCCCAGGCCGGAGCCGGCAAGCGTGGTTAACGTAATAATGGGTGGATACACTGGAGGAGACAGCAATACTACCAGAAAGAAAGCAGCTAGAACGGTCTACTCTGTCAGCCCAGGTGCACCAGACATAAAGAAGTTCGGAAGCGTATCTTTTTCAGAAGGTGGCAGCCATGGGTTATCACTCCCCCATGAGGACGCCCTATTGGTAAAGGGACGACTCAATAATTTCGAAGTATCCCGGATGCTTGTAGACACTGGAAGCTCGGTAAACATGATCACAATGAAGGTGTAATTTAATAGAATCGGACTAAAAAAGGAGAATTTGACACGCGTATCCACTCCACTGGTGGGACTCGGCGGAAAATCTTTACACGTGGAAGGATCATTGGAAATAAATATCCAACTGGGGGATGGAGATGTCTATAAAGAAGTCTGAGCGGAATTCATGATAGTCAATATGGACTTCGCCTATAACGTGATTCTCGGAAGGCCGCTTTTACATTACACCTGTGCATCCATTTGCATGAGATATTTACTGATGAAAATCCCGACCAGGGAAGGCGATGTGGAAATCAGGGGATGCCAAAAATTATCCAGAGAGGCATACTTCACGGCTTTCAGAAAAGTTCACGTAACTTTGCCAACGTTAACAGTGGAACCTCCAGAAAAGACAGAGAGGGCGGAACATTATGGACTAACCTCGAAGATAAAACTGTCCCCAGGAAAAGAGATAGTGGTAGGAGACGAGCTAGAGGTAGGAATCAAACGATCTCTGACAGAAAATCTCAGAGCACTTGGAGATTCCTTTGCCTGGACCACAGACGAACTGATCGGGGGTAAACCAAGATGTCATATGCCATCGATTAAACATCACTCCCGATTCAAAACCTGTGGTACAAAAGAAGAGAAGACACTCACCCAAAAAGAAGCTAGCTATTGCAGAAGAAATCGCTAAGTTAAAAGAAGCAAACGTGATCAAAAATGCATATTATCCCAAATGGGTGGCAAACGTAGTAATGGTAAAAAAGTCCAATGGCACTTACCGAATGTGTGTAGACTTCACAGATCTGAACAAGGCATGTCCCAAGGATAGCTTCCCGCTGCCAAGCATCGATCAAATAGTGGACTCCACAGCAGGCCACGCCCTATATGCGTTCCTAGACGCCAAAGCATGATATCATCAAATACCCATGGCATCAGAAGATCGGGAAAAAACGGCTTTCGTAGCGGACCAGGGATTATTTTGTTATAGAATGATGCCATTCGGCTTAAAAAATGCAGGAGCCACATATCAGCGACTGGTGAACTCCATATTCAGAGATCAGATCGGAAAGCACATGGAGGTTTACGTGGACGACATGATTATTAAGAGCGTCAGGACAGAAGATCACCCGGCAGATGTGAAGGTAGTCCTAGAGACACTCCAAAGGTACCAATTAAAGATAAATCCGGAGAAGTGTGTATTCGGAGTATCAGCGGGCAAGTTTTTGGGATATATGGTGTCTCAACGCGGGATCGAAGCCAACCCAGACAAAATCGAAGCAGTCCTAAAAATGACACCGCCCCGGAGCATACACGAAGTCCAGAAACTCAACGGGCGGATCACCGCCCTAGGTCGATTCATGTCCTGCTCGGCAAAGCGATGCCTACCTTTCTTCAAGACGCTGAAACAGATCAAGAACTTTATATGGACAGCAGAATGCCAGACGATGTTTGATGAATTTAAAAGCTTCCTTTCGTCACCTCCACTCTTGGCGAGACCAGATCCGGGCGAcgtattatatttatatatctctTGTTCTGATGAAACAATAGCGGGAGTACTAGTATTTGAGAAAGAAGGGGAACAATTCCCGATCTACTACATTAGCAAGGTGCTTAGGGATGCAGAGTTAAGATACCCAAAGTTGGAGAAACTGGCGTTATGTGTATACACCACCACAATTAAACTCCGGCATTACTTTGAAGGGCACCAGGTCATCGTACGAAGTGACCAACCATTACGAAAAATCCTCCAGAAAGCAGAAACAAGCGGACATATAGCAGAGTGGGCTGTCAAGATAGGAAGCTTGGGCGTTATCTACGAAGCCCGGAAAGCCCTAAAGGCTCAGGCACTAGCCGACTTCTTCGTAGAGTTAACGTTTACTGAACCAATAGAAAGCAAGAAGAACCTCTGGGAAATACATGTCGATGGAGCAGTGTGTGGAGAAGGAGCAGGGATCGGAGTCGTACTAAAAGGACCAGGGAGGGTCCAAATGGAATACTCTGCTAGGCTCGAATTCCCAGCTTCCAACAACGTCGCAGAATATGAGGCACTCATGGCAGGATTGCAATTATGTGAAGAACTCAATATTTTAGAAGCTCAGATATACAACGATTCACAGCTGGTCATGAACCAAGTCTCAGGGAGTTTTGAAGTAAAAGAAACGACACTTAAGAAGTACGCCAAGCAAGCCAAAACTTTCTTCGTCAATAATGGGCGATCCTGGTCGCTACAACAAATACCCAGGGCAATGAATGGAAGAGAAGATGAATTGGCGAAATGGGCCGCAACAAAGAATTACGAATCAATGAAGAACATCCCCCACGAAATCAAGCGACAACCCAGCTTTCAAGAGGAAAGGGAAGAAGGAGAAGTGCTAATGGTGGATGGAGAAGAAACCTGGATGACTCCCATCACGGCATACTTGGCTAATGGAGTACTCCCCGAAGACAGAAAAGACGCCAGAAAGATAGTGATACTGTCATCCAAATTCGGCATATACAATGGCCAGCTCTATAAACGGTCATCCACCCATCCTTGTCTGAAGTGTGTTGACAAAGAAGATGGAGAGTACATCATGAAAGAACTACACGAGGGGACCTGTGGAGCACACGACGGAGCATCAACTCTGGTCAGGAAGGTCCTGTTACAAGGCTATTACTGGCCTATTATGAAAGAACAAGCAACAACACTTGTAAAAGGGTGCTGGCCTTGCCAACAACATGCTTTGGTGCCCAGAAAACAAGCATCAGAAATGAAGCCAATCGGCAGTGCATGACCATTCGCCCAGTGGGGAATGGATATCTTGGGACCTCTCCCTCCAGCCACGGGACAGAGAAAGTTCCTAGGGGTGGCAATCGACCACTTCACTAAGTGGATAAAAGCAGAACCTCTGGCAAAAATCACCCAACAAAGAataactaactttttctttagatTTATCTTGTGCAGGTTCGGAATACCAAAGGTGCTGATCACAgacaacggaaagcagttcgacTCAGCAAAATTCAGGAAGTTCTATGCAGAATATCAGATCAAACTAAGGTTCACTTCAGTTTACTATCCACAATCAAATGGGCAAACCGAAGTGGCCAACATAATCTTACTGGCTGGATTGAAAAGAAGGCTAGATGAATACCAAGTAAGATGGGTAGAAGAACACTACAGTGTCCTATGGAACTACCGTACCACCCCAAGAGAATCAACGGGTGAAACTCCATTCGCCCTAGCCTATGGAACGGAGGCTGCAATTCCTGTAGAGATAGGCGCACCTACACCAAGAACCGAAGACAGTCAGCTGAGCTTAGAAGAAAATGAAGCAGAACTCAGGAACAATCTGGACCTCTTAGTCGAAAAGATCAACAAATCAAATATCAGGATGGAAGCCTACAGACAAAAgatggccaaacatttcaataggcatgtgaagaaaagaaaattcagaCTAGGCGA is a window of Mercurialis annua linkage group LG2, ddMerAnnu1.2, whole genome shotgun sequence DNA encoding:
- the LOC126668374 gene encoding uncharacterized protein LOC126668374, whose translation is MDEQRTPKDREEHLEEKVRQVMSRLGIRCEDVDISLQSDSPLADFIISHEFPAKFKYTPNLESYDRTGCPKSHLFPTTLKGLAQEWYQSLKPGSVLTFKQFSGLFQARFVACIPQKKLSTDLLSIMQRDGETLRKYVERFNKEAMQIEDLSQEIAYTSLLNGTTNSDMRKELLAKSPRLFTTLMTIAHTQIRVDDGQREIESRHGGRVEERSFSEKRNEDRSPNGRRFGEKGNDRFRNKRKTDEDRRYTPHKHYQNQRIILGERQPGESQMAKENECCISQQKRQQVLQIPQRQRPHHIKFWHLKEEIEKESLSQFVKRDTEAKEAEVERKKERKEETTRRPRPEPASVVNVIMGGYTGGDSNTTRKKAARTVYSVSPGAPDIKKFGSVSFSEGGSHGLSLPHEDALLVKGRLNNFEVSRMLVDTGSSVNMITMKV